The Oryza sativa Japonica Group chromosome 11, ASM3414082v1 DNA window TGTCACCCAGTGATTGATCACCCATTAGGAGTTTCGGCGTTGTACTTGTGTGTGCTGAGATTTGTATTGCTTCCAACTAATAAAGTGGCGTTTCAATCTCCTTATTTATTTGCGGCCTAGTGGCTGCCACTGTATTTGTATATTGAATATTAGTATCTGAAGGAATGTAATCCACCCTGTACTAATTTATTTGTACCTAATGGTTGGGTTGGTGTACTTTAACTGAGAGCACTTGTCCCTGTACTAACTTATTTGTACCTAATGGTTAGGTGTAATTGTACTAATTTATTTGTACCTAATTGTTgggtataattatttttttactcgTGGTTTGGTGTACTTTAACTGAGAGCACTTGCCTTGGGCTTTGCTCCAGAATGTATAGACCATAGTTATTAGGACCGGATCGGACCGGCGGTTCGACCAGAAAAAACCATAGTTATTAGGACCGGATCGGACCGGCGGTTCGACCGGAAAAAACCAGAACCAGGGTCTCCGCCGGTCTGGTCCCCTTATCAGATCGGGCATGCAGTCGGACCGGATGAAACCGGTCAACCCGGGCGGTTTTTTTGCATAAACCGGAGATAAAACCGGGCCGGTTGAACCAGAAAAGATGGGTTAATGGGCTGAGACGAGGGCCCAACTAGTTGCCTCCCATGCAGACCGATGCAGGCGTGTGTAAATTCACATGAAAAATGGTGGAGACCGGGATTCGACCTCTGGTCGTGGGCTTGAGAGACCCACGCGCAAACCATGCGACCATTGTACAGCTTGTGCCATAGGAAAAACACTCATTTTATATTACTAATTGAACCGTGGTTGGACCGGACAGAGCAGCGGTCCAACTACTAAACCAGTGAACCAAGAGCTCGACCGGTTCATTTACCGGTCCGGTCCTAATAACTATAGTATAGACTCTAGGGGAGCAAATAAATTGTGTTTTCTCTGAGGCCATTGGATTAATGGTTGCGGCAACCTTTGCTCCATCTTTGCTActacctctatcccaaaatataataatttttagctatgaatctggatatatagttgtccaaattcatagctaaaaatacttatattttggaacggaggaagtagtatgcTACACATTCAGGAAAACATCACAAGGACAAAGTCATACTTGTAAAAGAGTGACATGTTATCAGTACATACCACGCAGTACGAGTATGCATTAATATTTACTATCGTACTTAATTAGGTGCGGCAATTCTCAGAAATACAAGTATAGAGAAATGTTCTGATGTGCAGATCAGGAAACAGCTATTACCAAGAAATTAATCACCCTTCAGATAACTCCTCTGTTGTAAATAACACTGCAGAAATCTGTTCTAAAGAACATTTCTAACATGATTTCACATGATGGATGCCATCGAGAGAGACTCTTTGATGTCATGCAGTTCACTGATGACATCTCCGGTTTGCATTCTACTCGATGGCAATTCCTGAGAGCAAGACAACCCAAGTCTAAGCAGTGAAACAAGGCACTCATTGATTTCTTTGCATGGAGAAATATCTGGAGTCTGAACCCAACTCTTAGAATCCAAAACGAGCTTCCTGTCAACAACATCCATCAGTCTACCATGTAGACCCGGTTCAACATACTGACGGAGGCTCAATCCAGGTCCGAATGTAGTATCGGTTGGTCGCTTTCCGCTTACTGTTTCCAACACTAGAATTCCGTAACTATAAATATCTCCATGTGTGGACGCAATGTTCCCGACACCATACTCTGTTCCAGTAGGAAAAAAACTGTATCTTTTAAACATGtacaatttgaaatttaattactactccctccattctataatataaggcacaaccacttttcttagatgttccataatacaAGGcatacatgcaagcatgcaattaaatatgacatcttctccattaaattattacttttttaaatcttCCACTCTTATGTTATCTAATCCTATTGAATGcatgtattatatttattaggatgatttaaactacaagatgataataattatttcttagtctttgggttaagagtagctgtgccttatattttggaatggagggagtataacgaTATAATATAGGGTTGCATCGCTGAAACTGATATAATAATCTGCATTAAATTACATGTGAGATATTGGAAATAACAaagaaattaaatatttaataatCTAATTTGTAGAATTATATATTCAAATAAAGTTTCTATAATTGAACTATAGGTTAAACCAAGCAATGAAATAATTCTTGAATATATAGTTCTTTGAGGGATATGAACTTCTCCGTAAAGAAATAATTCATAAATATATAGTTCTTTGATGTTATGAAAAGTTAGCGTAGTACTTCTCCATCCAAGAGAGTTATACCTATtacatattttagttttttcaaaTGCGTTATTCCTATCTGTATTCTTTATGCATCCAAAACTAAAATAGAGAggtaaattaaatatttgattAGAATCCGGGGAGTTATcttaatactcattggttgcatgggTGCATACACTCCTTGATCTTTGTTACATGAATGATGAGTTAATTTCTCCTTCGTCTTAGTGATAAAagtaataggtgtaacttttgtggaagGAGGGAATATTGTAAAATTTTTCTCAAACTAAACGATTCAAAATCCTCCATTAGTGGGGTAGAAAAAAATCCACAAGTTGGTTTGAGTGTGTAACTCTAGAAAAGTCTGTAGCTACGAAATTGATTTAGTAACTTGATAGATAATATGGAAAATTACATTAACTTATGTGCAATTTATTCCAACTAATTACTTCAATTCTCCATTAATATCTCTAGGATCAAACATTATTTCATACAGCACTAGAGAGtagaaaggcaaaaaaaaaaaaaaaacagtttagGCTTAACCTGGTGCTGCGTAACCAATTGTCCCTCTGAATCCCATCGAGCTTGTTGACTGTTGCATCAATGAGCTTTCCTTAACTAGAATTCTTGCAAGTCCAAAGTCTCCAACATGGGCTACCATGTCAGCATCTAACAACACATTACTTGATTTAATATCACAATGTACAACAGATTCAGGTCCAAGGCAGTGAAGATAGTCCAATGCACAGGCGACATCAAGTAGTATGTTCACTCTTTGATGCAAATTTAAGTGCCTCTGCTCTGCTTGATCACAATTTGTTTCAGGGTGTAGCCAATCTTCTAGACTGCCGTTGGGCATGAAGTCATACACAATTGCTTTGAAATCATTCCCTTTGTTATCAATGCTTGAGCAAATAGTAACTATCTTGACAAGATTCCGATGACGCATATTTCGTAGTGCTTCACATTCGGCAGTGAAACTCTTGACTGCCTTAGGAGTTTCAAGCTTTAGTACCTTGACTGCAACAGAACTTGTACTTTCACCATGTTGGCTATCAAGTTCTCCTTTGTAAACAGAGCCAAAGGATCCAGAACCCAACAAATTGGCTGGTGAAAAACCATCTGTTGCTTTTACCAGCTGCTTGTAAGTGATCATTGGGTGGCCTTGGATGGATGTCATAGCAGGgacttctttctttcttctcttatgACAGGTTAGAAGCATGTAGAGTAATGAAAAGATCGCAAGTGTCGAAACGAGACAGACAGTAAGAGCTATCAGTAGAATttgatgtttctttttctttgttgattTTAAGGAACACTGCGGAAGACGTAGTTCAGGTATGCCACCGCAAATATTGGCATTGCCTTGGATATAAATTTCAGAAGCATTTGCAAAAACACCATTGGTTGGCACTTCTCCTTGAAAGCTGTTGAATGAAAGGTTCAGCGAGTGGAGCAGAGGCATGTCCCCTAAGGACTTGGGTATCTGACCTGACAAATTGTTCCCTGAGAGATCAAGTGTGTCAAGACCTGCCAACTGAGTCAGAGCAATTGGGATGTTGCCATTTAAGAAATTGTTTTGCAGGGAGAGATGCTGTAGAAGTTGGCATCCACTAATGGTGCTGGGGATTTCACCCGATAATTTGTTCGAATCCGCATGGAattcaacaatatttttaagttctcctatttcttttggTATTGATCCCTCCAATTTATTATGGGACACATCCAAAGTTTCAGAGAGTGTGGGAATGCTAAATATTTCAGTGGGAATTGCTCCTATAAAGTTATTGTGGGCAAGATTTAGTTCAAACAAT harbors:
- the LOC4350749 gene encoding receptor kinase-like protein Xa21 isoform X1 — encoded protein: MARSLALLMLLFNSSLLLPPASSDDDAAAAAVPTGGAAADELALLSFRSSLVSQGGSSLASWNTTSGHGQHCTWAGVACGGRRDRVVELRLRSFNLSGTISPSLGNLSFLAKLHLGGNHLSGEIPPELGRLSRLRRLNMSGNSLQGSIPAAIGGCFRLIEMDLTINQLEGKIPLQIGASMKNLAYLYLEGNRLSGQIPRSLAELPSIQELSLGSNGLSGEIPPALGNLTGLSFLSLSENSLSGGIPSSLCNLTSLSSLYLNKNTLSGTIPSCLGNLNSLLELALSDNTLSGAIPSSLGRLSRLSSLHLSSNNLSGLIPDPIWNISSLTVFGVQYNMLSGMLPANAFSTLPHLQEVYMDNNQFHGHIPASVANASNISMLTFGVNSFSGVVPEEIGRLRNLGTLVLAETLLEAEGPNDWKFMTALTNCSNLQHVEMGACKFGGVLPDSVSNLSSSLVYLSIGANKISGSLPRDIGNLINLESLVLFNNSLTGSLPSSFSKLKNLHRLILFNNKLSGYLQLTIGNLTQITNLELYGNAFSGTIPSTLGNMTRLFELNLAHNNFIGAIPTEIFSIPTLSETLDVSHNKLEGSIPKEIGELKNIVEFHADSNKLSGEIPSTISGCQLLQHLSLQNNFLNGNIPIALTQLAGLDTLDLSGNNLSGQIPKSLGDMPLLHSLNLSFNSFQGEVPTNGVFANASEIYIQGNANICGGIPELRLPQCSLKSTKKKKHQILLIALTVCLVSTLAIFSLLYMLLTCHKRRKKEVPAMTSIQGHPMITYKQLVKATDGFSPANLLGSGSFGSVYKGELDSQHGESTSSVAVKVLKLETPKAVKSFTAECEALRNMRHRNLVKIVTICSSIDNKGNDFKAIVYDFMPNGSLEDWLHPETNCDQAEQRHLNLHQRVNILLDVACALDYLHCLGPESVVHCDIKSSNVLLDADMVAHVGDFGLARILVKESSLMQQSTSSMGFRGTIGYAAPEYGVGNIASTHGDIYSYGILVLETVSGKRPTDTTFGPGLSLRQYVEPGLHGRLMDVVDRKLVLDSKSWVQTPDISPCKEINECLVSLLRLGLSCSQELPSSRMQTGDVISELHDIKESLSMASIM
- the LOC4350749 gene encoding receptor kinase-like protein Xa21 isoform X2; translation: MARSLALLMLLFNSSLLLPPASSDDDAAAAAVPTGGAAADELALLSFRSSLVSQGGSSLASWNTTSGHGQHCTWAGVACGGRRDRVVELRLRSFNLSGTISPSLGNLSFLAKLHLGGNHLSGEIPPELGRLSRLRRLNMSGNSLQGSIPAAIGGCFRLIEMDLTINQLEGNNLSGQIPKSLGDMPLLHSLNLSFNSFQGEVPTNGVFANASEIYIQGNANICGGIPELRLPQCSLKSTKKKKHQILLIALTVCLVSTLAIFSLLYMLLTCHKRRKKEVPAMTSIQGHPMITYKQLVKATDGFSPANLLGSGSFGSVYKGELDSQHGESTSSVAVKVLKLETPKAVKSFTAECEALRNMRHRNLVKIVTICSSIDNKGNDFKAIVYDFMPNGSLEDWLHPETNCDQAEQRHLNLHQRVNILLDVACALDYLHCLGPESVVHCDIKSSNVLLDADMVAHVGDFGLARILVKESSLMQQSTSSMGFRGTIGYAAPEYGVGNIASTHGDIYSYGILVLETVSGKRPTDTTFGPGLSLRQYVEPGLHGRLMDVVDRKLVLDSKSWVQTPDISPCKEINECLVSLLRLGLSCSQELPSSRMQTGDVISELHDIKESLSMASIM